A single Pseudoxanthomonas sp. DNA region contains:
- a CDS encoding acireductone dioxygenase — translation MSRLRIFSESDPATPEFASYDPDFIAAELKKIGVTFERWKANKAIEPGAPAEDVIDAYRADIDRLVAERGFKTVDVVSIAPDNPQREAMRAKFLDEHYHKEDEVRFFVAGSGLFTLHVGDKVYEVECVKDDLIAVPDSTLHWFDMGPEPSFVAIRFFTEPDGWVGHFTGTTLAQQFPRYDGPTER, via the coding sequence ATGAGCCGACTGCGCATCTTCAGCGAATCCGACCCGGCCACGCCGGAGTTCGCCAGCTACGACCCCGATTTCATCGCCGCCGAACTGAAGAAGATCGGCGTGACCTTCGAGCGATGGAAGGCGAACAAGGCCATCGAGCCGGGCGCGCCCGCCGAGGACGTGATCGACGCCTATCGCGCCGACATCGACCGGCTGGTGGCCGAGCGCGGCTTCAAGACCGTGGACGTGGTCAGCATCGCGCCGGACAACCCGCAGCGCGAGGCGATGCGCGCCAAGTTCCTGGACGAGCATTACCACAAGGAAGACGAAGTGCGTTTCTTCGTCGCCGGCTCGGGCCTGTTCACCCTGCACGTGGGCGACAAGGTCTATGAAGTGGAATGCGTGAAGGACGACCTGATCGCCGTGCCCGACAGCACCCTGCACTGGTTCGACATGGGACCGGAGCCGAGCTTCGTCGCCATCCGCTTCTTCACCGAGCCGGACGGCTGGGTGGGCCACTTCACCGGCACTACGCTGGCGCAGCAGTTCCCGCGCTACGACGGCCCGACCGAACGCTGA
- the mtnC gene encoding acireductone synthase has product MPVSAILTDIEGTTSSISFVKDVLFPYARRALPGFVREHGQDPDVRRWLDVVATEHGSICSDDVIVETLQGWIDQDRKHTALKALQGMIWQAGYRDADFTAHIYPDAAPALRDWHAQGYPLYVYSSGSVAAQKLFFGHSDAGDLTPLFSDWFDTEVGGKREADSYRAIAARIGQPADTILFLSDVVEELDAAREVGLQTCLIDRRDDYPTPREGDAAHGHARVASFADIALPR; this is encoded by the coding sequence ATGCCCGTTTCCGCCATCCTCACCGACATCGAAGGCACCACCAGCAGCATCTCGTTCGTGAAGGACGTGCTGTTCCCGTATGCGCGCCGTGCCCTGCCCGGCTTCGTGCGCGAACACGGGCAGGATCCGGATGTGCGACGCTGGCTCGACGTGGTGGCCACCGAGCATGGCAGCATCTGCAGCGACGACGTCATCGTGGAAACGCTGCAGGGCTGGATCGACCAGGACCGCAAGCACACGGCGCTGAAGGCGCTGCAGGGCATGATCTGGCAGGCCGGCTACCGCGACGCCGACTTCACCGCCCACATCTATCCGGACGCCGCACCCGCGCTGCGCGACTGGCATGCGCAGGGGTATCCGCTGTATGTCTACTCGTCCGGCTCGGTGGCGGCGCAGAAGCTGTTCTTCGGCCACAGCGATGCCGGCGACCTGACGCCGCTGTTTTCCGACTGGTTCGATACCGAAGTCGGCGGCAAGCGCGAGGCGGACAGCTATCGCGCGATCGCCGCGCGTATCGGGCAGCCGGCGGACACGATCCTGTTCCTCTCCGATGTGGTCGAAGAACTGGATGCCGCCCGCGAGGTCGGCCTGCAGACCTGCCTGATCGACCGGCGGGACGACTATCCGACGCCGCGCGAAGGCGACGCCGCCCACGGCCACGCGCGCGTCGCCTCGTTCGCCGACATCGCGCTTCCGCGCTGA
- a CDS encoding DMT family transporter, translating to MASQRTATLTGLAAILLWASLAVLTTATGDLPPFQVLAIGFGVAAILGLLRAVMRGRSGLRELRQPVAALALSTLALFGYHALYFIALKRAPAVEANLLNYLWPLLIVVFAGLLGGVSVRRGQWIGTWLGMLAAALLVTRGNWLQVDPAHLPGYLAALGAAVIWAAYSVLNRRFADVPTAAITVGCAGVALLGALCHLLYEHTVAPTTLQWAVLVVMGMGPVGAAFWLWDHGTKHGDIALLGSLSYLAPLLSTLLLVASGRAQAHPIQAVAIALLLAGAWLSVRASRPQR from the coding sequence ATGGCATCGCAGCGTACGGCCACGCTGACCGGGCTGGCCGCGATCCTGCTGTGGGCGTCGCTGGCGGTGCTGACCACCGCCACTGGCGACCTGCCGCCGTTCCAGGTGCTGGCGATCGGTTTCGGTGTGGCGGCCATCCTGGGACTGCTGCGTGCCGTCATGCGAGGGCGCAGCGGACTTCGCGAACTGCGCCAGCCTGTTGCCGCGCTGGCCCTGTCCACGCTCGCCCTGTTCGGCTACCACGCGCTGTACTTCATCGCGTTGAAACGCGCGCCTGCGGTGGAAGCGAACCTGCTCAACTACTTATGGCCGCTGCTGATCGTGGTGTTTGCCGGCCTGCTGGGCGGCGTGAGCGTGCGCCGGGGCCAGTGGATCGGAACCTGGTTGGGGATGCTTGCGGCGGCGCTGCTGGTCACGCGCGGCAACTGGCTGCAGGTGGACCCGGCGCATCTTCCCGGCTATCTGGCGGCGCTGGGCGCGGCGGTGATCTGGGCGGCGTATTCGGTCCTCAACCGCCGCTTCGCCGACGTACCGACCGCCGCCATCACCGTCGGCTGTGCCGGCGTGGCGCTACTGGGTGCGCTGTGCCACCTGCTGTACGAACACACCGTCGCGCCTACGACGCTGCAATGGGCCGTGCTCGTGGTGATGGGCATGGGTCCGGTCGGCGCCGCCTTCTGGCTGTGGGACCACGGCACCAAGCATGGCGACATCGCCCTGCTGGGCAGCCTGTCGTATCTGGCGCCCCTGCTGTCCACGCTGTTGCTGGTCGCGTCGGGCCGCGCGCAGGCGCACCCGATCCAGGCGGTCGCCATCGCGCTGTTGCTGGCCGGCGCGTGGCTCAGCGTCAGGGCGAGCCGGCCGCAGCGCTGA
- a CDS encoding methylthioribulose 1-phosphate dehydratase produces MSALPYDAERLRARAHSIIANVRELSQLGWTPATSSNFSERLDERHAAITVSGRDKGRLVEADIMVVDFDGKAFGSDHRPSAETLLHTQLYRRYPEIGCVLHTHSLVQTVASRLFAGAGHVRLEGFELLKAFHGNSTHEMAIDVPVFANTQDMPTLAAQVDALLDNQPLWGYLIDGHGLYAWGRTMAEARRHLEAFEFLFAAELELRKLGCRR; encoded by the coding sequence ATGAGCGCACTCCCCTACGACGCCGAACGGCTGCGCGCGCGCGCGCACTCCATCATCGCCAATGTCCGCGAGCTGTCGCAGCTCGGCTGGACGCCGGCCACCAGCAGCAACTTCTCCGAACGCCTGGACGAGCGCCATGCGGCGATCACGGTCTCCGGCCGCGACAAGGGTCGGCTCGTGGAGGCGGACATCATGGTGGTCGACTTCGATGGCAAGGCCTTCGGCAGCGACCATCGCCCGTCGGCGGAAACGCTGCTGCACACGCAGCTGTACCGGCGCTACCCGGAGATCGGCTGCGTCCTGCACACCCATTCGCTGGTGCAGACGGTGGCCTCGCGCCTGTTCGCGGGCGCCGGCCACGTCCGCCTGGAGGGCTTCGAGCTGCTGAAGGCCTTCCATGGCAACAGCACGCATGAAATGGCGATCGACGTGCCGGTGTTCGCCAACACCCAGGACATGCCCACGCTCGCGGCGCAGGTGGACGCCCTGCTCGACAACCAGCCGTTGTGGGGCTACCTGATCGACGGCCACGGCCTGTACGCCTGGGGCCGCACGATGGCCGAGGCGCGGCGCCATCTGGAAGCGTTCGAGTTCCTGTTCGCGGCGGAACTGGAGCTGCGCAAGCTCGGCTGCCGGCGCTGA